From Paludisphaera rhizosphaerae, the proteins below share one genomic window:
- a CDS encoding RidA family protein — protein MGAEERLAALKLELPPAPKPVATYVTALRVGEFLYVSGHGPVKSDGSLILGKVGVDLDLEAGAAAARQTGLAILATLKAHLGSLDKVVRLVKTLGLVNCPADYKDQPKVINGYSNLMQEVFGEAGVGTRSAFGAGSLPGGMAVEIEAIFQVKD, from the coding sequence ATGGGAGCCGAAGAACGTCTCGCCGCCCTCAAGTTGGAACTCCCCCCCGCCCCCAAGCCGGTGGCGACGTACGTCACGGCCCTGCGCGTGGGCGAATTCCTCTACGTCTCCGGCCACGGCCCGGTGAAGTCCGACGGCTCGCTGATCCTCGGCAAGGTGGGCGTCGACCTCGATCTGGAAGCCGGCGCGGCCGCCGCTCGGCAGACCGGCCTGGCGATCCTGGCGACCCTCAAGGCCCACCTGGGCTCGCTCGACAAGGTCGTCCGCCTCGTGAAGACGCTCGGCCTGGTCAACTGCCCGGCCGACTACAAGGACCAGCCCAAGGTCATCAACGGCTACTCGAACCTCATGCAGGAGGTCTTCGGCGAGGCCGGCGTCGGCACCCGGAGCGCCTTCGGCGCGGGCTCGCTCCCCGGCGGCATGGCCGTCGAGATCGAGGCCATCTTCCAGGTGAAGGACTGA
- a CDS encoding SDR family NAD(P)-dependent oxidoreductase codes for MGRLDGVRCLIVGGTSGIGLATVRRFLAEGATVVTCGRTPESCGEGLATFGPSPPTNLKAIPADASAPDEVERLFAEALDFLDGRLDVVFHVAGISGRRFGDGPLHECTDEGWDVVLNANARSTFLSNRSAVRQMLSQPIDAHGLRGTVLNMASVLAWSPAPDYFGTIAYAASKGAVRAMTTASASRYARDRIRFNLIAPALIETPMAARACGDPAIRSYLEAKQPMAGGPGMAEDCAEAALFLCEPASRFTTGVELNVDGGWCVSEGRLPPALNSGTP; via the coding sequence ATGGGACGCCTCGACGGCGTGCGCTGCCTGATCGTCGGCGGGACCAGCGGGATCGGTCTGGCGACCGTCCGCCGGTTCCTCGCCGAGGGCGCGACCGTCGTGACCTGCGGGCGCACTCCCGAATCCTGCGGGGAAGGGCTGGCGACGTTCGGCCCCTCCCCGCCCACAAACCTGAAGGCGATCCCCGCCGACGCCTCCGCGCCCGACGAGGTCGAGCGACTCTTCGCCGAGGCGCTCGACTTCCTCGACGGTCGGCTCGATGTGGTCTTCCACGTCGCCGGCATCAGCGGCCGGCGTTTCGGCGACGGCCCGTTGCACGAGTGCACCGACGAGGGCTGGGACGTCGTCTTGAACGCCAACGCCCGTTCAACTTTCCTCTCGAACCGCTCGGCGGTGCGTCAGATGCTGTCGCAGCCGATCGACGCCCACGGCCTTCGCGGGACGGTTCTGAACATGGCCTCCGTGCTCGCCTGGTCCCCCGCGCCGGACTACTTCGGGACGATCGCCTACGCGGCGAGCAAGGGAGCCGTCCGGGCGATGACGACCGCATCAGCGTCTCGGTACGCCCGCGACCGGATCCGCTTCAACCTGATCGCACCGGCCCTGATCGAGACCCCGATGGCCGCCCGGGCCTGCGGCGACCCGGCCATCCGGTCGTACCTCGAGGCCAAGCAGCCGATGGCCGGCGGCCCCGGCATGGCCGAGGACTGCGCGGAGGCCGCATTGTTCCTCTGCGAACCGGCCTCGCGGTTCACGACCGGGGTCGAGTTGAACGTCGACGGCGGCTGGTGCGTCTCGGAGGGCCGCCTCCCCCCTGCCCTGAATTCAGGAACGCCATGA
- a CDS encoding sugar isomerase domain-containing protein has translation MSEDVLSQYLRAARAGLDAIESTQLPAVRSAARLFAEAILADRLVHVFGTGHSRMAVEEMFPRYGSFPGFHPIVELSMSFHNPVVGANGQRQAMFLENVQGFGPVLWRNFVTSPADVLLAVSSSGCNAVTIDVAVEAKRLGMKVVALTSRTNADVSTSKHESGRKLHEIADLILDHQAPAGDSAVWIDGLATPVAPISTVTGCTLINLTKAETARLLTEAGRPPKVLTSACHLGPEGARRLFEETYDDYRRRIGVLYR, from the coding sequence ATGAGCGAAGACGTCCTCTCTCAGTATCTTCGAGCCGCCCGCGCGGGGCTGGACGCGATTGAGTCCACGCAGCTTCCGGCCGTCCGCTCGGCCGCCCGTCTCTTCGCCGAGGCCATCCTCGCCGACCGCCTGGTGCACGTCTTCGGTACGGGGCATTCGAGGATGGCCGTGGAGGAGATGTTCCCGCGCTACGGGTCGTTCCCGGGGTTTCATCCGATCGTGGAGCTGTCGATGAGCTTCCACAACCCGGTCGTGGGGGCGAACGGTCAGCGGCAGGCGATGTTTCTGGAGAACGTTCAGGGCTTCGGCCCGGTCCTGTGGCGGAACTTCGTCACCAGCCCGGCCGACGTGCTCCTCGCCGTCTCCAGCAGCGGCTGCAACGCGGTGACCATCGACGTGGCCGTGGAGGCCAAACGTCTCGGCATGAAAGTCGTCGCGCTGACCTCGCGGACGAACGCCGACGTCTCGACCTCGAAGCACGAGTCCGGCCGAAAGCTCCACGAAATCGCCGACCTGATCCTCGATCACCAGGCGCCGGCGGGCGACTCCGCCGTCTGGATCGACGGCCTCGCGACCCCCGTCGCTCCGATTTCGACCGTAACCGGCTGCACCCTCATCAACCTGACCAAGGCCGAGACCGCCCGCCTGCTCACCGAGGCCGGCCGACCGCCCAAGGTGTTGACCTCCGCCTGCCACCTCGGCCCCGAGGGCGCGCGGAGGCTCTTCGAGGAGACCTACGACGACTACCGACGCCGCATCGGAGTCCTCTATCGATGA
- a CDS encoding DNA-3-methyladenine glycosylase I has protein sequence MNLVRCGWAKDDLSIRYHDEEWGVPVHDDRRWFEFLILEGAQAGLSWDTILRKRESYRTAFADFDPVVVARFDEDNAARLLGDPGIVRNRLKIASAIRNAGAFLKVQDEFGTFDAFIWRFVEGRPVRNAWRTLKEVPASTSISDVMSKDLKRRGFNFVGSTICYAMMQATGMVNDHLIDCFRHRVVE, from the coding sequence ATGAATCTCGTTCGTTGCGGCTGGGCGAAGGACGATCTGTCGATCCGCTACCACGACGAGGAATGGGGCGTGCCGGTTCACGACGACCGCCGCTGGTTCGAGTTCCTGATCCTCGAAGGGGCGCAGGCCGGCCTGAGTTGGGACACGATCCTCCGCAAGCGCGAGAGCTACCGAACCGCCTTCGCGGACTTCGATCCCGTCGTTGTCGCCCGGTTCGACGAGGACAACGCCGCCCGACTGCTAGGCGATCCGGGGATCGTTCGCAATCGACTCAAGATCGCCTCGGCCATCCGAAACGCCGGGGCGTTCCTGAAGGTCCAGGACGAGTTCGGGACGTTCGACGCATTCATCTGGCGGTTCGTCGAAGGCCGCCCGGTGCGGAACGCCTGGCGGACGCTGAAAGAGGTCCCCGCCAGCACATCGATCTCCGACGTGATGAGCAAGGACCTCAAACGTCGCGGCTTCAACTTCGTCGGCTCGACGATCTGCTACGCGATGATGCAGGCGACGGGGATGGTCAACGATCATCTGATCGACTGCTTCCGCCATCGCGTCGTGGAGTGA